The following proteins are encoded in a genomic region of Leptospira fainei serovar Hurstbridge str. BUT 6:
- a CDS encoding DMT family transporter, which produces MNWISLIIAGLFEVGFTTCMKLSNGFRDWKYAVAFLFFACLSFFFLNRSTQTISLGTAYAVWTGIGAAGTVLIGIFFFGESAGAWRIFFLSTLIASVVGLKFVAIE; this is translated from the coding sequence ATGAACTGGATATCGTTAATTATTGCAGGTCTTTTCGAAGTAGGTTTTACTACCTGCATGAAGCTTTCTAACGGATTCAGAGATTGGAAATACGCTGTAGCGTTTCTGTTCTTCGCATGTTTAAGTTTCTTTTTTCTGAATCGATCCACTCAGACGATTTCGTTAGGGACCGCATATGCAGTCTGGACGGGAATCGGTGCGGCAGGAACCGTACTTATAGGAATTTTCTTTTTCGGGGAGTCGGCCGGGGCTTGGCGAATATTCTTCTTATCGACGTTGATTGCTTCCGTCGTCGGACTAAAATTCGTGGCGATAGAGTAG
- a CDS encoding MarR family winged helix-turn-helix transcriptional regulator, translating into MARAKTDKLQELSERFRTFSRDLKKEFGQVISQEGYTMNEFIVLRNLFLNRLRSADLARELDVSPAYITVLIEKLRAKGLLDAIRNEGDRRAWDLELTSTGKKIFQKLDSKITDCVSERFQMLDAAEIESLNKMMIRLSERKD; encoded by the coding sequence ATGGCTCGCGCCAAAACAGACAAACTCCAGGAATTATCGGAAAGGTTTAGAACCTTTTCCAGAGACTTGAAGAAAGAATTCGGCCAGGTAATTTCGCAAGAAGGCTATACGATGAACGAATTTATCGTGCTTCGAAACCTTTTTCTGAATCGACTTCGGTCAGCGGACCTTGCGCGTGAATTGGATGTTAGTCCCGCTTATATAACCGTTTTGATCGAGAAATTAAGGGCAAAAGGACTTTTAGATGCAATTCGAAACGAAGGTGATCGAAGGGCCTGGGATTTGGAACTAACTTCAACCGGGAAGAAAATCTTTCAGAAATTGGATTCGAAAATCACGGATTGCGTGAGTGAGCGCTTTCAAATGTTGGACGCGGCAGAAATCGAATCCTTAAACAAGATGATGATTCGTTTGTCGGAAAGAAAGGATTGA
- a CDS encoding inositol monophosphatase family protein, whose protein sequence is MSYENEIKIRYQHFLNFAPKVMDFLIHTHRDEDLSISYKGNIESDLVTKADKGSENLIVDEIRNVFPQDHILGEEGSSYEGTTSFKWIIDPLDGTVNYSHRVPLYCSCIGLEDIERRTPVMGIVPLPAMGQIYHAMEGGGAFRDKSRISVSKTKEIKHALLCTGFPYDREDRIDRLVFNLRNFLLKSRGVRRTGSAGLDICWVADGKFDAFWEEDLKPWDMTAAAAILLEAGGKLSTYDNNDFHPYVSNLVASNGKLHDRMIEILEEFLNKP, encoded by the coding sequence ATGAGCTACGAAAACGAAATAAAAATTCGATACCAGCATTTCTTAAACTTTGCGCCGAAGGTTATGGATTTTCTAATTCATACTCATCGAGACGAGGACCTTTCGATTTCTTACAAAGGAAATATAGAATCGGATCTGGTTACCAAAGCCGATAAAGGTTCGGAAAATCTGATTGTAGACGAGATTCGAAATGTATTTCCTCAAGATCATATTTTGGGTGAAGAAGGTTCCTCGTATGAAGGAACCACATCATTTAAATGGATTATAGATCCGTTGGACGGAACGGTGAACTACTCGCATAGAGTTCCACTCTACTGTAGCTGCATTGGCTTAGAGGATATCGAGAGAAGAACGCCCGTCATGGGAATCGTGCCGCTACCTGCAATGGGACAGATTTATCATGCGATGGAAGGCGGAGGTGCCTTCAGGGATAAGTCGAGAATTTCGGTGTCTAAAACGAAGGAAATAAAACACGCTCTTTTATGTACAGGTTTTCCGTATGATCGCGAAGATCGAATTGATCGACTCGTTTTCAATCTTCGAAATTTCTTGCTAAAGTCGAGAGGCGTTCGTCGCACAGGCTCTGCAGGCTTGGATATATGTTGGGTTGCCGATGGAAAATTTGACGCGTTTTGGGAAGAAGATTTAAAACCTTGGGATATGACTGCCGCTGCGGCTATTCTACTTGAAGCCGGAGGAAAGCTCAGCACGTATGATAATAACGACTTTCATCCTTACGTCTCAAACCTAGTGGCTTCAAACGGAAAACTTCACGATAGAATGATTGAGATTTTGGAAGAATTTCTGAATAAACCGTAA
- a CDS encoding YkvA family protein: MDENRIEKVKRGFWPKVKKVAGKVPFLPDAISLYFAMLDPETPLKAKLTIAGALAYFLTPFDAIPDILIGAGYLDDAAVIAAVISAATIYVKEGHRKKADDFLDSESKRN; this comes from the coding sequence ATGGATGAAAATAGGATTGAAAAAGTTAAGCGGGGATTTTGGCCGAAGGTTAAGAAAGTTGCCGGTAAAGTTCCCTTTTTACCGGATGCGATCTCGTTATATTTTGCTATGTTGGATCCGGAAACACCTCTAAAAGCGAAATTAACCATCGCCGGCGCCTTAGCCTACTTTCTGACGCCTTTTGATGCCATTCCGGATATCCTTATCGGGGCCGGTTATCTAGATGATGCGGCCGTCATTGCGGCGGTTATAAGTGCGGCGACGATCTATGTAAAGGAAGGACATAGAAAAAAAGCGGATGATTTTCTAGATTCGGAATCGAAACGGAATTAA
- a CDS encoding RluA family pseudouridine synthase, protein MNLELRAQADPEWEGSRIDKFLKATLGDEISRASVQHWIDSGWVKENSGRIIDKSSYKVTSGEIFEISVPPKPPLNLEPIQMDLEVLKETTNYMIIRKPAGIASHSGPGDRSATLVNGLLYKFKELSQLGGEARPGIVHRLDKPTEGLMLIAKNDFAHAKLSELFRKREITKKYLAWTQGSLPEGEGTIDLPIGRHPTERLKMTVTPKGRPSVTHYKVLKTLVSKSGRKFSLVEALLETGRTHQIRVHMQSQRSPVIGDLLYSRNAPIFESFGLLLVSYHLEFMDPFSGEEVKIILPVPERFIRFETSTDRF, encoded by the coding sequence ATGAATCTAGAGCTACGTGCTCAAGCGGATCCGGAGTGGGAAGGGTCGAGAATCGATAAATTCTTGAAAGCGACTCTCGGAGATGAGATATCTCGTGCCTCTGTGCAGCATTGGATCGACTCCGGATGGGTAAAGGAGAATTCGGGAAGAATTATCGATAAATCTTCCTATAAAGTAACTTCGGGAGAAATTTTCGAAATTTCGGTTCCACCCAAACCTCCATTAAATCTGGAACCGATTCAAATGGATTTGGAGGTGTTGAAAGAAACGACCAACTATATGATTATTCGAAAACCGGCTGGAATTGCTTCTCATAGTGGACCCGGTGATCGTTCCGCGACCCTAGTTAACGGACTTTTATATAAATTTAAGGAATTATCTCAGCTAGGCGGGGAAGCAAGACCGGGAATTGTTCACCGTTTGGATAAACCGACGGAAGGGTTAATGCTTATTGCTAAGAATGATTTTGCACACGCAAAATTGTCCGAGCTTTTTAGAAAAAGGGAAATTACCAAGAAATACTTAGCTTGGACCCAAGGATCTCTTCCGGAAGGAGAGGGAACGATCGATCTACCGATAGGCCGACATCCGACCGAGAGACTTAAGATGACGGTTACTCCCAAAGGTCGCCCATCCGTGACGCATTATAAAGTTCTAAAAACGCTAGTATCCAAAAGCGGCCGAAAATTCTCACTTGTAGAGGCACTTTTGGAAACCGGAAGGACCCATCAAATTAGGGTTCATATGCAAAGTCAAAGATCTCCCGTAATCGGAGATTTGCTTTATTCCAGAAATGCCCCTATTTTCGAATCTTTTGGACTATTATTAGTTTCTTATCATTTGGAATTCATGGACCCCTTTTCCGGTGAAGAGGTGAAAATTATACTTCCTGTTCCTGAGCGTTTCATTCGATTTGAGACGAGCACGGATCGTTTTTAA
- the loa22 gene encoding OmpA family outer membrane lipoprotein Loa22 gives MAKKILNLLLVGATAFSISFCASSETKEQPAPEPQAQTQSQENAAASRSVDMNSPAGIASTFNEKLKDFRYPDGITRPGFSYKKADVSAGDFSEWAKVNIAVLKDAISKLPDSWALEITGHTDQVGPEEAEGDKKGNVFYGDIRAKAVKQALVKQGLPANRIVTKSAGSSSPVSGLDAKDPKNRRVTFSFVESSAPAEPAPAPSNPPAPQQ, from the coding sequence ATGGCTAAAAAAATTCTCAACCTCCTGTTAGTCGGTGCAACGGCTTTTTCAATTTCGTTTTGTGCTTCTTCAGAAACGAAAGAACAGCCCGCACCAGAACCACAGGCGCAAACGCAGTCGCAAGAAAACGCTGCTGCATCTCGCAGCGTTGATATGAATTCTCCAGCAGGGATCGCAAGTACCTTTAACGAGAAACTTAAAGATTTCCGCTATCCCGATGGAATTACACGCCCCGGTTTTAGCTACAAAAAAGCCGACGTAAGCGCTGGAGACTTTAGCGAATGGGCCAAAGTTAATATTGCCGTTTTGAAAGACGCTATTAGCAAACTCCCCGATTCTTGGGCTTTAGAAATCACCGGACATACTGATCAAGTAGGTCCAGAAGAAGCGGAAGGTGATAAAAAAGGAAACGTTTTCTACGGGGATATCCGTGCCAAAGCAGTTAAGCAAGCGCTGGTCAAACAAGGTCTGCCTGCAAATCGAATCGTAACAAAAAGCGCAGGTTCCTCTTCTCCGGTTTCCGGCTTAGATGCGAAAGATCCTAAAAATCGCCGAGTTACTTTTAGTTTCGTAGAAAGCAGCGCCCCTGCTGAACCCGCTCCGGCTCCGAGTAACCCTCCTGCTCCGCAACAATAA
- the fumC gene encoding class II fumarate hydratase: protein MKTRIETDSMGEIEVDDSKYWGAQTQRSLHHFHIGNDRFPREMIRALGILKKSAAIVNASLGLLPEDKKKLIVQAADEVIEGKLDEHFPLSVWQTGSGTQTNMNANEVISNRAIEIAGGVKGSKKPIHPNDDVNKAQSSNDTFPTAMHIAAAEQLVRRLIPALEQLKDTLRKKTIEFKDIIKIGRTHLQDATPLTLGQEFSGYVKQLEYNIERVKSVLPSVYRLALGGTAVGTGLNTHPEFALRAAAQIAKETGLPFVSAENKFEALAAHDSLVETHGVLKTIAASFMKIANDVRWLSSGPRCGIGEISIPENEPGSSIMPGKVNPTQSEQMTMVSAQVIANDVAVNIGGASGNFELNVFKPLIIHNVLNSIRLLSDSAISFEEHCARGILPNKERISEHLRNSLMLVTALNPHIGYDNAAKIAKNAHKKGTSLKESGIELGLLTSDQFDQWVLPEKMISPGVD, encoded by the coding sequence ATGAAAACTAGGATCGAAACCGACTCCATGGGAGAAATCGAAGTAGACGATTCGAAATACTGGGGAGCGCAAACCCAGAGATCATTGCATCATTTTCATATCGGCAATGATCGATTTCCAAGGGAAATGATACGCGCGTTAGGCATCCTGAAGAAATCAGCGGCCATCGTTAATGCGAGCCTCGGTTTACTTCCGGAAGATAAAAAGAAACTGATCGTTCAGGCGGCGGACGAAGTCATCGAGGGAAAACTCGATGAACATTTTCCATTAAGCGTTTGGCAGACAGGCTCGGGTACCCAGACCAATATGAATGCGAACGAAGTAATATCCAATCGTGCGATTGAAATTGCAGGAGGGGTAAAAGGTTCAAAAAAACCGATCCACCCGAACGACGACGTAAATAAAGCGCAGTCATCGAACGATACTTTCCCGACTGCGATGCATATTGCGGCCGCAGAACAGCTCGTACGTAGGCTTATTCCCGCTTTGGAACAATTGAAAGACACTCTGCGAAAAAAAACGATCGAGTTTAAGGATATTATTAAAATTGGAAGAACTCATTTGCAGGACGCGACACCATTAACCTTGGGTCAGGAATTTTCCGGTTATGTTAAACAACTCGAATATAATATAGAGAGAGTAAAGTCCGTCCTTCCGTCCGTCTATCGATTAGCCTTGGGCGGAACTGCGGTCGGTACCGGCTTAAATACGCATCCTGAGTTCGCTTTGCGAGCAGCGGCGCAAATTGCCAAGGAAACTGGTTTACCATTTGTCTCGGCCGAAAATAAATTCGAAGCGCTTGCGGCGCACGATTCTCTTGTTGAAACACACGGCGTTTTAAAGACGATTGCCGCTTCCTTTATGAAGATCGCGAACGACGTGCGATGGCTTTCTTCCGGGCCTCGCTGCGGAATCGGTGAAATTTCGATTCCGGAAAACGAACCGGGTTCTTCCATCATGCCTGGTAAAGTGAACCCAACTCAATCCGAACAAATGACGATGGTATCCGCGCAGGTAATCGCAAACGATGTTGCGGTAAATATCGGCGGCGCCTCGGGAAATTTCGAATTAAACGTTTTTAAACCGTTAATTATCCATAATGTTCTAAATTCGATTCGATTACTATCTGATTCGGCTATTTCCTTCGAAGAGCACTGTGCTCGCGGGATTTTACCTAATAAAGAAAGAATATCGGAACATTTACGAAATAGCCTCATGCTTGTAACGGCATTGAACCCGCATATAGGGTACGATAATGCCGCTAAAATTGCTAAGAATGCTCACAAGAAAGGAACTAGTTTAAAGGAATCCGGAATTGAATTAGGGCTCTTGACAAGCGATCAGTTTGACCAATGGGTGCTTCCGGAGAAGATGATTTCCCCGGGTGTAGACTGA